The proteins below are encoded in one region of Chitinophagales bacterium:
- a CDS encoding DNA adenine methylase, translating to MMKTPIKYWGGKQQLADLILSLLPPHKCYTEVFFGGGAVFFKKPISEVEIINDISDNMVNFYRVIKRNFEGLHDEIDVTLYSEFQYREARKLWLAGMGNDVLRAWAVYVLSHQSFSGNLGQSWAHSDTKNLAKKFDKEKKMFDQRYVKRLANVQIFCRDALSVLAACDGVDVFHFIDPPYFNADMGHYDGYTESDFKELLNLLETLEGKFMLTTYPSELLAEYTARNGWHTINNEMHLTASNKPGKTKTEVFTMNYKPTTQAKLF from the coding sequence ATGATGAAAACACCTATAAAGTATTGGGGAGGAAAACAGCAGTTGGCGGATTTGATATTGTCGCTACTGCCGCCACATAAATGCTATACGGAAGTGTTTTTTGGCGGGGGCGCAGTATTTTTTAAAAAGCCAATTTCGGAGGTAGAGATAATTAACGATATTAGTGATAATATGGTTAATTTCTATCGTGTGATTAAACGAAACTTTGAAGGCTTACACGATGAGATAGATGTAACGCTGTATAGTGAGTTTCAGTATCGGGAAGCTCGCAAACTGTGGCTTGCAGGCATGGGTAATGATGTGCTTAGGGCGTGGGCTGTATATGTATTATCGCACCAGTCTTTTAGCGGTAATTTGGGGCAGAGTTGGGCGCACTCCGACACCAAGAACTTGGCTAAGAAATTCGACAAAGAAAAGAAGATGTTTGACCAGCGATATGTGAAGCGATTGGCTAATGTGCAGATATTTTGCAGAGATGCACTATCTGTGCTTGCTGCTTGCGATGGTGTAGATGTTTTTCACTTTATAGACCCTCCTTATTTTAATGCAGATATGGGGCATTACGATGGCTACACCGAAAGCGATTTTAAAGAGCTTTTAAATCTACTTGAAACGTTGGAGGGTAAGTTTATGCTAACCACTTACCCAAGCGAGCTACTCGCTGAATACACGGCAAGAAACGGCTGGCATACGATAAACAACGAGATGCACTTAACCGCCTCAAACAAACCGGGTAAAACAAAAACGGAAGTATTTACAATGAACTACAAACCAACTACCCAAGCTAAATTATTTTAA
- a CDS encoding DUF1320 family protein: MQYLSQEELNSILTERDLFDLTDNKDATEQAALLLAVNEDAVGLIHGYLRGRYVLPVASPDLFFKGIVKDVMKYMLYKRRDALNVPDTLLKLHAQTLALLKDIQRGVIVLDADKVETTSGNNGGNQILFGDRTTFKTNIF, encoded by the coding sequence ATGCAGTATCTATCGCAAGAAGAACTTAATTCTATACTTACGGAGCGTGATTTATTTGACCTTACGGACAATAAAGATGCTACCGAGCAAGCAGCTTTGTTGCTTGCAGTAAACGAAGATGCTGTTGGCTTAATACACGGTTATTTGCGCGGCAGATATGTACTGCCTGTTGCCTCGCCCGATTTGTTCTTTAAAGGCATTGTAAAAGACGTAATGAAGTACATGCTGTACAAACGCAGAGATGCTTTAAATGTGCCGGACACCTTGCTAAAGCTGCACGCGCAAACTTTGGCGCTGCTTAAAGATATACAAAGAGGCGTAATTGTGCTTGATGCCGACAAGGTAGAAACCACAAGCGGCAACAACGGAGGAAATCAAATTCTTTTTGGAGATCGAACAACTTTTAAAACAAACATTTTTTAA
- a CDS encoding baseplate J/gp47 family protein: MAFQFLNVNPAQAIAETKAYYEGLAGYPLSTADVEMIMINVIAYHEQRVLAKMESCLQQSFPQLANGVALDYWGEIFNVARLPNEEDDDYRVRVMAANGFAPIGTRASYIAKAKGVLGVLDCNLQTKQDNPSMAPGVIKVCVLQRVIDIGTGTVRGTPADATTNGFVLDALSDTKQNIVGDMFTIETAVGVSLDGTIEFKKVIGSNSVTVANDLQFAATKYLNEISVKFKGSFDINELHRRLLAVPNVYSIVNVNFPSVPVLSWKQFYEKGSIVITEV, translated from the coding sequence ATGGCATTTCAGTTTTTAAATGTAAATCCGGCACAAGCTATTGCCGAAACAAAAGCATACTACGAAGGGCTTGCAGGTTACCCACTAAGCACCGCAGATGTAGAGATGATAATGATTAACGTGATTGCATATCACGAACAACGAGTTTTAGCCAAAATGGAATCGTGCTTGCAGCAATCGTTTCCGCAGCTTGCCAACGGTGTAGCACTCGACTACTGGGGCGAAATTTTTAATGTTGCGCGGCTTCCAAACGAAGAAGATGATGATTACCGCGTGCGCGTGATGGCGGCTAATGGTTTTGCACCAATAGGCACAAGAGCAAGCTATATAGCCAAAGCTAAAGGTGTGCTGGGTGTGCTTGATTGCAATTTACAAACGAAGCAAGATAATCCTTCTATGGCTCCGGGAGTGATAAAAGTGTGTGTATTGCAACGGGTGATAGATATTGGCACAGGAACGGTGCGCGGCACTCCGGCAGATGCCACAACCAACGGTTTTGTATTAGATGCTTTATCGGACACCAAACAAAACATAGTGGGCGATATGTTTACTATTGAAACAGCCGTTGGCGTGTCTTTAGATGGTACTATTGAATTTAAAAAAGTGATTGGAAGCAACAGCGTTACTGTTGCAAACGATTTGCAGTTTGCAGCCACAAAGTATCTGAATGAAATTAGCGTAAAATTCAAAGGTTCGTTTGATATAAATGAGCTTCACCGGAGGCTGCTCGCTGTGCCTAATGTGTATTCTATCGTGAATGTAAATTTCCCTTCAGTTCCGGTTCTTAGCTGGAAACAGTTTTACGAAAAAGGCAGCATTGTAATTACAGAGGTATGA
- a CDS encoding phage tail sheath subtilisin-like domain-containing protein, with protein sequence MSYLHGVEIKQKDTLKIFRNSETSLVALVGVAAEGDNELTLVTNLEQAEAKYGLDLPGTTILNALKSLYKDGNAPVIVLNVADATDQSDMLDGTAVGVESNKYYTEINEESLGALGNSLSGLEAKLIAGIELLKTAEAKFGMKPNFIIAPGYSQVLSIGAKMRSVAATLKAKALIDIYAASVVDAIISRNTNYSYSDKRVILCFPNMLVLNEDFGVDVQAPLSQLLAAEFIATHEDVGFWQSPSNRELTNVKGSAVAIIGSLTDSGADNQLLNAKGIVTIFKTQGNGTRLWGNWTAAFPTDASLKGMIAASIVEDVIEETIQRESLSFMDKNIGYAALDFIVASVQNYFNTMKAQGAILDANIWYEKAKNPIANVQAGQFVFSYDFCAHPSLDRLTYESYLNVQYLEQLFQ encoded by the coding sequence ATGAGCTACTTACACGGAGTAGAAATTAAACAAAAAGACACGCTAAAGATTTTCCGCAACAGCGAAACATCATTAGTGGCATTGGTGGGTGTTGCTGCCGAAGGCGATAATGAGCTAACACTCGTTACCAATTTGGAGCAGGCAGAAGCAAAGTATGGCTTAGACCTTCCCGGTACAACGATTTTAAACGCTTTAAAATCGCTGTATAAAGACGGCAACGCTCCGGTAATAGTACTAAACGTGGCAGATGCCACAGACCAGTCTGATATGCTCGATGGCACTGCTGTGGGCGTAGAATCAAACAAGTACTACACCGAAATAAACGAGGAATCGCTCGGAGCTTTGGGTAACTCTTTAAGCGGCTTAGAAGCCAAACTAATTGCGGGTATTGAGTTGCTAAAAACAGCCGAAGCCAAATTTGGCATGAAGCCGAATTTCATAATTGCACCCGGCTACTCGCAAGTGCTAAGCATTGGTGCTAAAATGCGCTCCGTAGCCGCAACGCTAAAGGCAAAGGCGCTTATTGATATTTACGCGGCAAGTGTGGTAGATGCGATTATTTCGCGCAATACCAATTACAGTTACAGCGATAAGCGTGTAATACTTTGCTTTCCAAACATGTTGGTGCTTAACGAAGATTTTGGCGTAGATGTGCAAGCTCCTTTGAGCCAGTTGCTGGCTGCCGAATTTATTGCCACACACGAAGATGTTGGCTTTTGGCAAAGTCCGAGCAACCGCGAACTTACCAACGTAAAAGGCTCTGCAGTAGCTATTATTGGCAGCCTTACAGATAGCGGAGCAGATAACCAACTTTTGAACGCCAAGGGCATTGTAACTATTTTTAAAACGCAAGGCAACGGCACACGCCTGTGGGGCAACTGGACGGCTGCTTTCCCAACTGATGCGAGCCTAAAAGGCATGATTGCAGCTTCTATTGTGGAAGATGTGATAGAAGAAACCATACAACGAGAATCGCTTAGCTTTATGGATAAAAACATTGGCTATGCTGCGCTTGATTTTATAGTTGCCAGCGTGCAGAACTACTTTAACACCATGAAAGCGCAGGGTGCTATTTTGGACGCTAACATTTGGTACGAAAAAGCGAAAAACCCGATTGCCAATGTGCAAGCAGGGCAGTTTGTTTTCTCTTACGATTTCTGCGCCCACCCAAGTTTAGACAGGCTTACTTACGAAAGCTATTTAAACGTGCAGTATTTGGAGCAATTATTTCAATAA
- a CDS encoding T9SS type A sorting domain-containing protein codes for MYYTFCFGRNITQAQVGGTFDLSFNNTGYRLATISGGVSKARAIALLNDGSFLVAGSTYSNSTGEDVFVLKLDSVGALVTSFGINGVAKVDVQSGSDDIAYSIAVDENTGSFFVGGSTNNGTKQSGMVLKFNSTGSLDNTFGSSGKAITSVSGSNTETFFKIKFHPATGKVVAVGSSMVNSASSKGAVVRYKTNGTLDSTFATNGVSTLTGLGNNKDYLRDVHVFPNGKILAAGHSYRNYLSVLYGWVIQVNEDGTADNSFGTNGQTLWDAHTYINAILYDNANSKIYLAGGHNSYFDGFNRETRLKLTRLGTNGTTDSWNASGGTSCCYYIGGYYEGEANAVAFSQDGGFFMAGEGYEVGENIGFVSKSKSDGRPDLTFGTDPNENDMLFGSANDNFKLFDMVIQPDNKIVVAGYSDNNYIVARLFGSTVPQLDSFKLLAPANNALEVPNDTELRWTRAIGADKYEVSFDTLPSFQTAKTFELSDSVAPAYMTNFKINKTYYWRVRAKNGNQVGAWKGQWAFSTVKDLITLLSPPNGANNVNPASAFFDWTDVTYFPSIVSLHLFEGEVANNPNFNGSMPLSISMPQSSYTSVNQLGFNTTYFWRVRTRRGTEFGPWSAAFSFTTINPTSVAEVEDNNLVVLFPNPAWNTVTVLSAKPINDKAIQVFDIQGTAVPVEFVNGVADISNLSSGFYFIQSAEKDNSFRLRFVKE; via the coding sequence ATGTACTATACATTTTGTTTTGGTAGAAATATTACCCAAGCCCAAGTTGGCGGCACTTTTGATTTGAGTTTTAATAACACGGGTTACCGCCTTGCAACTATTAGTGGAGGGGTTTCAAAAGCCAGAGCTATTGCATTGTTGAATGATGGTTCTTTTTTGGTTGCCGGCTCAACTTACAGCAATAGCACAGGAGAGGATGTTTTTGTTTTAAAATTAGACAGCGTAGGAGCATTAGTTACTTCATTTGGCATAAATGGCGTGGCAAAAGTGGACGTTCAATCGGGCAGTGATGATATTGCCTATTCGATTGCTGTGGATGAAAACACCGGGAGTTTTTTTGTGGGAGGAAGCACTAATAACGGAACTAAACAATCGGGAATGGTTTTAAAATTTAACTCCACAGGAAGTTTGGACAATACATTTGGAAGCAGCGGAAAAGCGATCACAAGTGTATCGGGATCAAACACAGAAACTTTTTTCAAAATTAAATTCCATCCCGCAACAGGAAAAGTGGTGGCAGTAGGTTCATCAATGGTAAACAGCGCTTCATCAAAAGGAGCAGTAGTGCGCTACAAAACCAACGGAACGTTAGATAGCACTTTCGCCACAAACGGTGTTTCTACACTTACGGGTTTGGGAAACAATAAAGATTACCTGCGGGATGTACATGTTTTCCCTAATGGAAAAATTCTTGCAGCAGGACACAGCTATAGGAATTATTTAAGTGTTCTTTACGGTTGGGTAATTCAAGTGAACGAAGACGGAACTGCCGACAATTCTTTTGGAACCAACGGTCAAACGCTTTGGGATGCGCACACTTACATCAACGCAATTTTGTATGATAATGCCAACAGCAAAATTTACCTCGCTGGTGGGCACAACTCCTACTTTGATGGTTTCAATCGCGAAACAAGATTAAAGTTAACTCGCTTAGGCACTAATGGCACAACCGATTCTTGGAACGCTTCAGGAGGCACTTCGTGTTGTTATTACATAGGCGGCTACTATGAAGGCGAGGCCAATGCTGTTGCTTTTAGCCAGGATGGTGGTTTTTTTATGGCAGGCGAGGGCTACGAAGTGGGTGAAAACATTGGCTTTGTTTCAAAATCAAAGAGCGATGGCAGGCCCGATTTAACCTTCGGAACCGACCCTAATGAAAATGATATGTTGTTTGGAAGCGCCAACGATAATTTTAAGTTGTTTGACATGGTGATTCAGCCGGACAATAAAATTGTGGTGGCGGGCTATTCCGATAATAATTACATAGTGGCAAGGCTTTTTGGCTCAACAGTGCCACAGTTAGATTCATTCAAACTTCTTGCCCCCGCAAACAATGCCTTGGAGGTGCCAAACGATACGGAATTGAGATGGACAAGAGCGATTGGGGCGGATAAATATGAGGTGAGTTTTGACACTTTGCCTTCCTTCCAAACAGCCAAAACTTTTGAACTATCAGATTCAGTGGCGCCTGCCTACATGACGAACTTTAAAATCAATAAAACTTATTATTGGAGAGTGCGCGCAAAGAATGGAAACCAAGTGGGTGCATGGAAAGGTCAGTGGGCGTTTTCAACTGTTAAAGATTTAATAACTCTGCTTAGCCCACCAAATGGCGCAAACAATGTAAATCCGGCTTCCGCATTCTTTGATTGGACAGATGTAACCTATTTTCCCTCAATTGTTTCATTACATCTGTTTGAGGGAGAGGTTGCCAACAATCCTAATTTTAATGGCTCTATGCCGCTTAGTATTTCTATGCCGCAGAGTAGCTACACTTCGGTGAATCAGCTTGGATTCAACACTACTTATTTTTGGCGTGTCCGCACAAGAAGGGGAACTGAATTTGGACCTTGGTCGGCTGCATTTTCTTTCACCACCATCAATCCAACTTCTGTTGCAGAGGTTGAAGACAACAACTTGGTTGTTTTGTTTCCCAATCCGGCTTGGAACACTGTTACCGTGCTTTCAGCTAAGCCAATAAATGATAAAGCTATTCAGGTGTTTGACATTCAGGGCACAGCAGTTCCTGTTGAATTTGTTAATGGAGTGGCTGACATCAGTAACCTGTCATCGGGTTTTTACTTTATTCAAAGTGCAGAGAAAGATAACAGTTTCAGATTGAGGTTTGTGAAAGAGTAA
- a CDS encoding phage tail protein, protein MIRDSRDYLQFGNLKLPVMGGLHAFEGARGYDYAEYSIATGKPLLGSVGAKLNELTLRVSLHYYLGDKISEVINQLEEMLLSGDAFDLIFVNGLYKGKYKIVSISDSIKRTLPNGTITQYDFDLNIKEFAARSAVALTEKKKVAKGKGSKTKRQATKKINEKTHQVYSNYPVNVIF, encoded by the coding sequence ATGATTAGAGATAGTAGAGATTATTTGCAATTTGGGAATTTAAAGCTGCCTGTAATGGGCGGCTTACATGCGTTTGAAGGCGCTCGCGGCTACGATTATGCAGAGTATAGCATTGCTACCGGAAAGCCTCTTCTTGGCTCGGTTGGCGCTAAACTGAATGAGCTAACCTTGCGCGTATCGCTACACTACTATTTAGGTGATAAAATTAGCGAAGTAATTAACCAGCTTGAAGAAATGCTGCTTAGTGGCGATGCGTTTGATTTGATATTTGTAAATGGCTTGTATAAAGGCAAATACAAGATAGTAAGTATAAGCGATTCGATTAAAAGAACGCTGCCAAACGGAACGATTACTCAGTATGATTTTGATTTAAACATTAAAGAATTTGCCGCACGGAGTGCCGTTGCTTTAACCGAAAAGAAAAAGGTAGCAAAGGGCAAAGGCTCAAAAACAAAACGGCAGGCAACAAAAAAAATAAACGAGAAAACACACCAAGTGTATAGTAATTATCCTGTGAATGTAATTTTTTAA
- a CDS encoding phage major tail tube protein, whose amino-acid sequence MVAYKVTNGNVYVEGGKIAGKFSEITFPDFKYKMSDFKSLGMLSDIELPAGVEKLEVQIKFNSIFADEFKKLTDITKPCKLIFRGNKEGFTQAGRTTEENITIAVTGIGKNIPLGGFKANEMSEFTLIMSVWACSVTDSGKPVLSFDAFSNTLVVGGKDLTAGFRINA is encoded by the coding sequence ATGGTAGCGTATAAAGTAACCAACGGCAATGTGTATGTGGAAGGAGGAAAGATTGCAGGTAAATTTTCCGAAATTACCTTTCCCGATTTTAAGTATAAAATGTCTGATTTTAAATCGCTTGGAATGTTAAGCGATATAGAGCTTCCGGCAGGCGTGGAGAAATTGGAAGTGCAGATTAAATTCAACTCGATATTTGCAGATGAGTTTAAAAAGCTAACCGATATAACCAAGCCGTGCAAGCTCATTTTTAGAGGCAACAAAGAAGGTTTTACACAAGCAGGCAGAACCACCGAAGAAAACATCACTATTGCCGTAACGGGCATTGGTAAAAACATACCGCTCGGAGGTTTTAAGGCAAACGAAATGAGCGAATTTACACTCATTATGAGCGTTTGGGCTTGCTCTGTAACCGATAGCGGAAAGCCTGTACTTTCTTTTGATGCCTTTAGCAATACTTTGGTTGTGGGAGGTAAAGATTTAACTGCCGGGTTTAGAATTAACGCGTAA
- a CDS encoding phage tail assembly protein, with product MKITKKESTSPKYNEVDMREPLVADMVQAQRVSGATEGAKFEAALMAQICTFDGKQLAMEDVEALSIDDFFLLKDTLFGGALTALAKQLSTSQG from the coding sequence ATGAAAATTACAAAGAAAGAAAGCACCTCACCTAAGTACAACGAGGTAGATATGCGCGAACCGCTGGTTGCGGATATGGTGCAGGCGCAACGGGTAAGCGGAGCAACCGAAGGCGCTAAGTTTGAAGCCGCTTTAATGGCTCAAATATGCACATTTGACGGGAAGCAGCTTGCTATGGAAGATGTGGAAGCTCTGAGTATAGATGATTTTTTTTTGCTAAAAGACACACTGTTTGGCGGGGCTTTGACGGCATTGGCAAAGCAGTTATCTACTTCGCAAGGGTAA
- a CDS encoding GPW/gp25 family protein — translation MNIILAAQNDESIAQCIRTILLTNKGDVPFLPSMGVGSHLLLDKSLDKMAMALEITNQINTYEPRVNVKQVLFMPTDTVGSVRIAIKYNNKITGIDAAYFHNN, via the coding sequence ATGAATATAATTTTAGCGGCACAGAATGATGAAAGTATTGCGCAGTGCATACGCACCATATTGCTTACCAATAAAGGCGATGTGCCTTTTTTGCCGAGCATGGGCGTTGGCTCGCACTTGCTGCTCGATAAGAGTTTAGATAAAATGGCTATGGCACTCGAAATAACTAACCAAATAAACACTTACGAGCCTCGCGTAAATGTGAAGCAAGTATTGTTTATGCCAACCGATACAGTTGGCAGCGTGCGGATAGCAATTAAATACAACAATAAAATTACGGGCATTGATGCCGCTTATTTTCATAATAACTAA